In the genome of Paracholeplasma morum, the window AAAAAGAATCCTGGTGCTCAACCAATGTTTCATAGTGACAGGGGATTTCAATACACGAGCAGATCATTTAAAAATCTATTAGATAAACACAATATGGTGCAAAGTATGTCTAGAGTAGGTAAGTGTATTGATAATGGACCAATCGAGAACTTATGGGGCATCATCAAATCTGAAATGTATTATTTAGAAACGTTTGATTCATCAGAAAAACTCACAAAAGCAATTAAAGATTACATTAAGTTCTATAATCAAGAAAGAATACAACGTAAATTAAAAAGCCATACACCTTTAGAATATAGGTATATGGCCATCTAATTTTATATTATTTACCGTGTCTACTTGACAAGAGGCTGTTCAATTCGTCTTCTTTTGATTTTTTATCCGCATACATATCCTGATCTAACTTAGTGATGAAAGCCTCAAACTGATCATGTGGTTGATCAAACAATCCATAGCCAATAGAAATGCTTATCGGGTAATTATGTCGCTTTTCTTCGTTATATTGGTTTATATTATACCTGATTCTAGTGACCACGTTAACCACTTCTTTTTGAGTAGTAGCACTGAATATTCCTATAAATTCATCCCCACCTAGGCGGGCAACGACATTGCTTTCTGGAAGGCTCTTCTTAACAATCTCAACGGTTTTCTTAAGAGCGAAATCCCCTTGTTCATGCCCGTACTGGTCATTGATTGTTTTTAAGTTATCCAAATCGAAATATATCACTCCGAATGGTTTTTTAGACGACTCCATGTTAAAACTAATGAATTGGAAAAAGGATTCTCTCGACCAAGCATTTGTCAAATAATCATGATGAATGACTCTTTGTTGTAAAAAGAGATATAAAATGATTAAAGAAAATCCTACACTTGGCCATATTAATAATAACCCATAGAATAGCCCTTGAAGGATACCTCCAAGCACTGGCAATGCCGTAGCTACAGCCAATAACAGCAAGTCTTCTTTGACCACTTTTTTCCGATTAGACAGTATCAAAACGAATGTAAGTACAATGTAGTAATACGTTAGTATCATCGTTAAAAAGAATAAATCGCCTCGATGATAGACGCCAAATTCATCTATATAAAAGACCGTGTCGAAAAAAATAGTCGATATTACTAAAATGACATTTATGATTTGTGGAAGGTAAACTATAAGCTTTGTTATTGGTTTAACAGTCATTTTTGGAACAAACATTTTCTTGATTAGCTTAAACCACATCATAGCTAAAAATGGTCCAATGATAAAAATGACAAAACTGATTGAAAATCTCAACCAAATCATGTTAAAAGTGGTTTGTTTATCTAAAATAACTGAGAATGCTTCTAGGATTAACTGAATAATGATAATCGCTGACATCACTAAATATGCTTTTGATAATTTGTCTCTGTGATTTAACCTAATAAAAGCAATTATGGATACTAATGATAGAATGAAAGCAGTCAAGAAATTGATATCAACATGATGAATTAATTGCATGATATCCCCCCCTGTATAAATTCATTATATCACTATTTGATTTTACATTGCGTTGTTTTTATCTCTTTTAGGAGCCAAAAATAGCCAATAATTAATAATGCTAGAGAAACCAGTTTGTATGGCAGTCCCGCTAAAGGTAGGACAGCAACAGAAAATGTAATCCCGATTACTGCAAAAAAAGCAATAACGCATGATGTACAGCCATAAGTTAGGACACCGAAGAGCACTGAGAACATGGTCATAAATGTGCCCTTTCCTTCTTTTTTTGTTAAAGAGACTAAAGCACTGGATAGATTAAACATATGAGCAGAAAACAAACTCATAACAACATTTAAACTGATATTAATTATGACTAAATATATACCATAATCTGCTTTCATTTTAGAAAATCCCCCATTGAGGTTATCTAATAGAAAGTAAATAAATAGAAACAGTCCTGAATAAAGGACAAATGAGAAGACAAACTTCTTTTTCAACTGCATTTGATAGACTAAAGGTAACATGATTATCCTCCTATGTACCGATTAGTGTGATTATACCAAATTAATCACTTTGGTTCACTTCTTTTGCGTTATACCCGACATAAGCAAAAAAGATTAACGCAAATATGCATTAATCTTTGTAGTACTCAATTTGGTTTAGTTTCATTTCTA includes:
- a CDS encoding IS3 family transposase produces the protein KKNPGAQPMFHSDRGFQYTSRSFKNLLDKHNMVQSMSRVGKCIDNGPIENLWGIIKSEMYYLETFDSSEKLTKAIKDYIKFYNQERIQRKLKSHTPLEYRYMAI
- a CDS encoding GGDEF domain-containing protein, producing MQLIHHVDINFLTAFILSLVSIIAFIRLNHRDKLSKAYLVMSAIIIIQLILEAFSVILDKQTTFNMIWLRFSISFVIFIIGPFLAMMWFKLIKKMFVPKMTVKPITKLIVYLPQIINVILVISTIFFDTVFYIDEFGVYHRGDLFFLTMILTYYYIVLTFVLILSNRKKVVKEDLLLLAVATALPVLGGILQGLFYGLLLIWPSVGFSLIILYLFLQQRVIHHDYLTNAWSRESFFQFISFNMESSKKPFGVIYFDLDNLKTINDQYGHEQGDFALKKTVEIVKKSLPESNVVARLGGDEFIGIFSATTQKEVVNVVTRIRYNINQYNEEKRHNYPISISIGYGLFDQPHDQFEAFITKLDQDMYADKKSKEDELNSLLSSRHGK